One stretch of Pandoraea oxalativorans DNA includes these proteins:
- the gltK gene encoding glutamate/aspartate ABC transporter permease GltK, whose product MFEIFAWGGVVDAWPLLVKGMITTLQVTALAVVVGIIWGTLLAMMRLSGVAPLKWFADLYVNVFRSIPLLMVLLWFFLIVPQVLRSLLDVPPTWDIRMVSALVAFSLFEAAYYSEIIRAGIQSVSRGQMSAAFALGMSYWQAMGLVVLPQAFRNMVPLLLTQGIILFQDTSLVYAIALSDFFGMAYSVGQRDGTLPAMIVFAGAVYFVICFTVSMLVKRLQKRLAK is encoded by the coding sequence ATGTTCGAGATCTTTGCATGGGGCGGTGTCGTCGACGCGTGGCCTCTGCTCGTCAAGGGCATGATCACCACGTTGCAGGTGACTGCGCTGGCCGTGGTCGTCGGTATCATCTGGGGCACGCTGCTCGCGATGATGCGTCTGTCGGGCGTGGCGCCGCTCAAGTGGTTCGCGGATCTGTACGTGAACGTGTTCCGCTCGATTCCGCTGCTGATGGTGCTGCTGTGGTTCTTCCTGATCGTGCCGCAGGTGCTGCGTTCGTTGCTCGACGTGCCGCCGACGTGGGATATCCGGATGGTCTCGGCGCTCGTGGCCTTCTCGCTGTTCGAAGCGGCGTACTATTCGGAAATTATCCGCGCCGGTATTCAGAGCGTGTCGCGCGGTCAGATGTCCGCCGCTTTCGCGCTGGGCATGTCGTACTGGCAGGCGATGGGCCTCGTGGTGCTGCCGCAGGCGTTCCGCAACATGGTGCCGCTGCTGCTCACGCAGGGCATTATTCTGTTCCAGGATACTTCGCTCGTGTACGCGATCGCCCTGTCCGACTTTTTCGGCATGGCGTATTCGGTCGGTCAGCGTGACGGCACGCTGCCTGCCATGATTGTGTTTGCCGGGGCGGTCTACTTTGTGATCTGCTTCACGGTTTCGATGTTGGTTAAACGTCTTCAAAAGAGGTTGGCGAAATGA
- a CDS encoding amino acid ABC transporter ATP-binding protein has protein sequence MITLKNVSKWYGQFQVLTDCSTEVKKGEVVVVCGPSGSGKSTLIKTVNGLEPIQQGEIIVDGTSVADPKTNLAKLRSRVGMVFQHFELFPHLSITENLTLAQVKVLGRKKDDATEKGLKLLERVGLKAHAHKFPGQLSGGQQQRVAIARALCMDPIAMLFDEPTSALDPEMINEVLDVMVELAQEGMTMMVVTHEMGFAKKVANRVIFMDQGLIVEDDQKDAFFANPKTDRAKDFLAKILH, from the coding sequence ATGATTACCCTTAAAAACGTCTCCAAGTGGTACGGCCAGTTCCAGGTGCTCACGGACTGCTCCACTGAAGTCAAGAAGGGTGAAGTCGTGGTGGTGTGCGGCCCGTCGGGTTCGGGCAAGTCCACGCTCATCAAGACCGTCAACGGTCTGGAGCCGATTCAGCAAGGCGAGATCATCGTCGATGGCACGTCGGTCGCAGATCCGAAGACGAACCTGGCCAAGCTGCGCTCGCGCGTTGGCATGGTGTTCCAGCACTTCGAACTGTTCCCGCATCTGTCGATCACCGAAAACCTGACGCTCGCACAGGTCAAGGTGCTCGGTCGCAAGAAGGACGACGCCACGGAAAAGGGTCTGAAGCTGCTTGAGCGCGTGGGCCTGAAGGCGCACGCTCACAAGTTCCCGGGCCAGCTCTCGGGTGGTCAGCAGCAGCGTGTGGCTATCGCCCGTGCCCTGTGCATGGATCCGATCGCCATGCTGTTCGACGAGCCGACCTCGGCGCTCGACCCGGAAATGATCAACGAAGTGCTCGACGTGATGGTCGAACTGGCGCAGGAAGGCATGACCATGATGGTGGTCACGCACGAAATGGGCTTCGCCAAGAAGGTCGCCAACCGCGTGATCTTCATGGATCAGGGCCTGATCGTCGAAGACGATCAGAAGGACGCGTTCTTTGCGAATCCGAAGACGGATCGCGCCAAGGATTTCCTGGCCAAGATCCTGCACTGA
- a CDS encoding ISL3 family transposase encodes MLDRKLLESLGGWQGYAVERVEWPEGTGRTLSIYLKPTAKVMLCEQCGARCRQVHETTVRRVRDLPLFEYRVVLHVPRRRLLCEQCGGPRLERLTWLGRYQRVTDRLAAACSQLLQSSNVQAVARFFELGWHTVKTLDKARLRASVREPDWSRIEYLAMDEFALHKGHRYATVVVDPISRQVLWIGPGRSRETARAFFEQLPRGVAQRIKAVAIDMTTAYELEIQAHCPRAEIVYDLFHVVAKYGREVIDRVRVDQANQLRQDRPARRVIKSSRWLLLRNRDKLDRQQAVRLDELLQANQPLLTVYVLRDELKRLWFYRRPAWAKQAWHHWCEQAEQSGIAPLNTFAQRLKGYLHGILARCRHRLNTSIVEGINNTIKVIKRRAYGYRDQEYFFLKIRAAFPGNAQ; translated from the coding sequence ATGCTGGATCGCAAGCTGCTGGAGTCGCTGGGAGGCTGGCAGGGCTATGCCGTCGAACGCGTGGAGTGGCCCGAGGGCACAGGGCGCACGCTGTCGATCTATTTGAAGCCAACCGCCAAGGTGATGCTGTGCGAGCAGTGCGGCGCACGATGTCGCCAGGTCCATGAGACCACGGTGCGCCGGGTGCGAGATCTGCCGTTATTTGAGTACCGGGTTGTTCTTCATGTTCCACGCCGGCGCTTGTTGTGTGAGCAATGCGGTGGCCCGCGCCTGGAGCGGCTTACTTGGCTGGGTCGCTACCAGCGGGTGACGGATCGGCTTGCGGCGGCCTGCAGCCAATTGCTGCAATCGAGCAACGTGCAGGCGGTGGCGAGGTTCTTCGAGCTGGGTTGGCATACCGTCAAGACGCTGGACAAGGCCCGGCTCCGAGCGTCAGTGCGCGAACCGGATTGGTCCAGGATCGAGTATTTAGCGATGGACGAGTTCGCCCTGCATAAAGGGCATCGGTACGCGACGGTAGTCGTCGATCCGATCAGCAGGCAGGTGCTGTGGATCGGCCCAGGACGCTCACGCGAGACGGCTCGGGCGTTCTTCGAGCAATTGCCGCGTGGGGTCGCCCAACGCATCAAGGCCGTAGCCATCGACATGACTACGGCCTACGAGTTAGAAATCCAGGCCCACTGCCCACGGGCGGAGATCGTCTATGACTTGTTCCATGTCGTGGCCAAGTACGGACGAGAGGTCATTGATCGGGTGCGCGTGGATCAGGCCAACCAACTGCGCCAGGACCGTCCCGCGCGCCGGGTCATCAAATCGAGCCGCTGGCTGTTATTGCGCAACCGCGACAAGCTAGACCGGCAGCAGGCCGTCCGGCTCGACGAATTGCTGCAAGCCAACCAGCCGCTGCTGACGGTCTATGTCCTGAGGGACGAACTCAAGCGGCTCTGGTTCTACCGAAGACCTGCCTGGGCAAAACAAGCCTGGCACCACTGGTGCGAGCAGGCCGAGCAAAGCGGAATAGCCCCCTTGAACACCTTCGCTCAGCGTCTGAAAGGCTATCTGCATGGCATCCTGGCCAGATGCCGACATCGTCTAAACACCAGCATCGTTGAGGGCATTAACAACACTATCAAGGTCATTAAGCGGCGCGCCTACGGCTACCGAGACCAGGAATACTTCTTCCTCAAAATCCGCGCCGCCTTCCCCGGTAATGCTCAATGA
- a CDS encoding class II glutamine amidotransferase has protein sequence MCQLLAMNCAEPTDITFSFTGFAARGGGTDHHADGWGIAFFEDKACRLFIDHQAAANSPIAELVKKYPIKSKNVIAHIRKATQGIVELENCHPFQRELWGRHWIFAHNGDLHDYDPFLSGVYQPVGTTDSERAFCDIMQGLRKRFPGSQPPLDELFHAMEDITRTITRHGVFNFVLSNGQALIAHCSTRLHFIARQWPFTKAHLIDADWEIDFAKFTTPADRVAVIATAPLTDNEVWTTFEPGELILFEKGAPTLRTVVPIPEAVRLRNAQNTACQ, from the coding sequence ATGTGCCAACTGCTCGCAATGAATTGCGCGGAACCGACCGACATCACGTTCTCATTTACCGGTTTCGCGGCGCGTGGGGGCGGCACGGATCACCATGCCGACGGTTGGGGTATCGCATTCTTCGAGGACAAGGCCTGCCGCCTGTTCATCGATCATCAGGCCGCGGCCAACTCGCCCATCGCAGAACTGGTCAAGAAGTACCCGATCAAGTCCAAGAACGTCATCGCGCACATCCGCAAGGCCACGCAAGGCATCGTCGAGCTGGAGAATTGCCACCCATTCCAGCGCGAGCTATGGGGACGCCACTGGATCTTCGCCCACAACGGCGACCTGCACGATTACGACCCGTTCCTCTCGGGCGTCTATCAACCGGTGGGCACGACGGACAGCGAGCGCGCCTTCTGCGACATCATGCAGGGCCTGCGCAAGCGCTTCCCCGGCTCGCAACCGCCGCTCGACGAGCTGTTCCACGCGATGGAAGACATCACGCGCACAATCACGCGCCACGGTGTGTTCAACTTTGTGCTCTCGAACGGTCAGGCCCTGATCGCGCACTGCTCGACCCGACTGCATTTCATCGCCCGTCAGTGGCCGTTCACGAAGGCGCACCTGATCGACGCCGACTGGGAGATCGATTTCGCCAAGTTCACCACCCCGGCCGACCGCGTCGCGGTGATCGCGACGGCACCGCTCACCGATAACGAAGTCTGGACGACGTTCGAACCGGGCGAACTCATTCTGTTTGAGAAAGGCGCGCCGACGCTGCGCACCGTGGTGCCGATTCCGGAAGCGGTCCGTCTGCGCAACGCGCAAAACACGGCCTGCCAGTAA
- the pyrC gene encoding dihydroorotase — translation MSTELTITRPDDWHLHVRDGDVLKSVLPDSARQFGRAIIMPNLKPPVTTTEHAAAYRERILAARPAGNTFEPLMTLYLTDNTPAEEIRRAKASGFVHGVKLYPAGATTNSDAGVTDLAKCRGALEAMQDVGMPLLVHGEVTSSDIDIFDREKVFIDKVMSPLRRDFPGLKVVFEHITTQDAAEYVASAEGPIAATITPHHLLYNRNAIFTGGIRPHYYCLPVLKRETHREALVKAATSGSPRFFLGTDSAPHARGVKEAACGCAGCYTALHAVELYAEAFDKAGALDKFEAFASFYGPDFYELPRNADKVTLVREDWTLPAELPMGDQTVVPLRGGEVIGWKFKG, via the coding sequence ATGAGCACCGAACTGACTATCACCCGTCCCGATGACTGGCACTTGCACGTACGCGATGGCGACGTGCTCAAGAGCGTGCTGCCCGACAGCGCCCGCCAATTCGGCCGCGCGATCATCATGCCGAACCTGAAGCCGCCGGTCACCACGACCGAACACGCGGCCGCGTATCGCGAGCGCATTCTCGCCGCACGCCCGGCCGGCAACACGTTCGAGCCGCTCATGACGCTCTACCTCACCGACAACACGCCCGCTGAAGAGATCCGTCGCGCGAAGGCGTCGGGCTTCGTCCACGGCGTGAAGCTCTATCCGGCCGGTGCAACCACGAATTCGGACGCCGGCGTGACCGATCTGGCCAAGTGCCGTGGCGCGCTCGAAGCCATGCAGGACGTTGGCATGCCGCTGCTCGTGCACGGTGAGGTGACGAGTTCGGACATCGACATCTTCGATCGTGAAAAGGTGTTCATCGACAAAGTGATGTCGCCGCTGCGCCGTGACTTCCCGGGACTGAAGGTCGTATTCGAGCACATCACGACGCAGGACGCCGCCGAATACGTCGCGTCTGCCGAAGGCCCGATCGCCGCCACGATCACGCCGCACCACCTGCTGTACAACCGCAACGCTATCTTCACGGGCGGTATTCGTCCGCACTATTACTGCCTGCCGGTACTCAAGCGCGAGACGCATCGCGAAGCCCTCGTGAAGGCCGCCACGTCGGGCAGCCCGCGCTTTTTCCTCGGTACCGACAGCGCGCCGCATGCCCGGGGCGTGAAGGAAGCGGCATGTGGCTGCGCCGGTTGCTACACGGCGCTGCACGCGGTGGAGCTGTACGCCGAGGCGTTCGACAAGGCGGGTGCCCTCGATAAGTTCGAAGCGTTCGCGAGCTTCTACGGCCCGGACTTCTACGAGCTGCCGCGCAATGCAGACAAGGTCACGCTGGTGCGCGAAGACTGGACGCTGCCGGCGGAACTGCCGATGGGCGATCAGACCGTCGTGCCGCTGCGTGGTGGTGAAGTGATCGGCTGGAAGTTCAAGGGCTGA
- a CDS encoding DUF3025 domain-containing protein — MSSSPLNPLNSAGTTSELPEIDWRAPWFSAVAAPAQAALAGDDWRGALSSLAANAGLVSGQGRALRFVAQDELPAGVAYEAFIASTGGVPTRRNLHDFFNALIWLTFPGGKAALNARQSSAIAADGVQSTRGATRDAATLFDENAVVFACSDGALGAALRAFDWQTLFVARRADWGRACEVQPFGHALLEKLVTPYKSVTAHAWIVDVPQTYFEWPDARRREWLDAQIAPTLASACLTTRDFSPLPVLGIPGWWPANDDPAFYRDVAVFRSGRRERARAD; from the coding sequence GTGTCGTCGAGTCCGCTGAATCCGCTGAATTCGGCGGGCACGACATCCGAACTGCCCGAGATCGACTGGCGTGCGCCATGGTTTAGCGCGGTGGCGGCGCCAGCTCAGGCGGCGCTGGCTGGCGACGACTGGCGCGGTGCGCTGTCGTCGCTGGCCGCGAACGCCGGTCTGGTCAGCGGGCAGGGCCGGGCGCTTCGCTTCGTCGCGCAGGACGAGCTGCCCGCCGGTGTCGCCTATGAGGCGTTCATTGCGTCCACCGGTGGCGTGCCGACCCGCCGGAACCTCCACGACTTCTTCAATGCGCTGATCTGGCTGACGTTTCCGGGCGGCAAGGCGGCGCTCAATGCGCGTCAGTCGTCGGCCATTGCGGCTGACGGCGTGCAATCCACCCGAGGCGCGACACGCGACGCTGCAACGCTGTTTGATGAGAATGCCGTCGTATTTGCTTGCAGCGATGGCGCGCTCGGTGCGGCGTTGCGGGCGTTCGACTGGCAGACGTTGTTCGTGGCGCGTCGTGCCGACTGGGGGCGAGCCTGCGAAGTGCAGCCGTTCGGGCATGCCTTGCTGGAAAAGCTGGTCACGCCTTACAAGTCGGTGACCGCGCACGCGTGGATCGTCGACGTTCCTCAGACTTACTTCGAATGGCCGGACGCGCGACGGCGTGAATGGCTCGACGCGCAGATCGCCCCGACGCTGGCATCCGCCTGCCTCACGACGCGTGATTTCTCGCCGCTGCCGGTCTTGGGTATCCCAGGGTGGTGGCCTGCGAACGACGATCCGGCGTTTTATCGGGACGTCGCCGTCTTCCGTTCCGGGCGGCGCGAGCGGGCACGCGCGGACTGA
- a CDS encoding OsmC family protein, whose product MECKVSWMGPGGMSFVAQTGSGHIVAMDGAPEGGGNNLAPRPMEMVLVGTGGCTAYDVVMILKKSRADIKDCSVTLKAERASEDPKVFTKIHFHFTVTGRNLNPSAVERAVTLSHDKYCSASIMLAKTAELTHSVEIVEG is encoded by the coding sequence ATGGAATGCAAGGTTAGCTGGATGGGCCCGGGCGGCATGTCCTTCGTCGCACAGACGGGCAGCGGACACATTGTCGCGATGGACGGCGCACCGGAAGGCGGCGGCAACAATCTCGCGCCGCGTCCGATGGAGATGGTGCTGGTCGGCACCGGCGGATGCACGGCGTACGATGTGGTGATGATCCTCAAGAAGAGCCGCGCGGACATCAAGGATTGCAGCGTGACGCTCAAGGCCGAGCGCGCCAGCGAAGACCCCAAGGTCTTTACGAAGATCCACTTCCACTTCACCGTGACGGGCCGCAATCTGAACCCGAGCGCCGTGGAGCGCGCGGTGACGCTCTCCCACGACAAGTACTGCTCGGCGTCGATCATGCTCGCGAAGACGGCTGAGCTCACGCACAGCGTCGAGATCGTGGAAGGCTGA